The Ranitomeya imitator isolate aRanImi1 chromosome 3, aRanImi1.pri, whole genome shotgun sequence genome has a window encoding:
- the TCEANC gene encoding transcription elongation factor A N-terminal and central domain-containing protein isoform X3 — protein MGIAHVPHVDCNGLTTGVLIQTHSHKGMSDSEGIKELIFRALQVESLLHHRMYEEIESHLSFFEDAKVNCANLQQTDVVRVVYRVLKSCPPGALRKKAKCLLSKWKLLYKDSSLHTSTVQEKFMGELERNDNATVAQAQDSAQNLTGLESTSGLSSTMTEELEQNLRSSSQVVFSKEHSAGTQDQQRMSVEGLRKKCRELLYQALADPSQCHAKAQEYAKELEESIYILFAGNEKKYRSCIRSKIANLKNPKNMHLKTLIYSGALIPKTFAGMTALEMASEDLRDLRASYTQAGVQEHQLPQRTDGVQTRKIKCRKCERFNCTVTMISRGTLFLPGWVRTGNPDEEMMTFAICNECGEQWYHSGWICL, from the exons ATGGGCATAGCTCATGTTCCGCATGTGGACTGTAATGGACTGACCACAGGTGTCCTGATCCAAACGCATAGCCACAAAG GAATGTCAGACTCGGAGGGTATTAAGGAGCTGATCTTCAGAGCTTTACAAGTGGAGAGTCTTTTACACCACAGAATGTATGAAGAAATTGAATCCCATCTATCTTTCTTTGAAGACGCAAAGGTCAATTGTGCAAACCTACAGCAGACTGATGTCGTCAGAGTTGTGTACAGAGTACTTAAAAGCTGTCCGCCAGGAGCACTGAGAAAGAAAGCAAAGTGCTTACTCTCCAAATGGAAACTCTTGTACAAAGACAGCTCTCTTCATACCAGCACAGTTCAGGAGAAGTTTATGGGTGAACTAGAGAGGAATGACAATGCAACTGTGGCGCAAGCTCAAGACAGCGCACAAAACCTGACAGGTCTCGAGAGTACAAGTGGTCTTTCCTCTACTATGACTGAAGAACTAGAGCAAAATCTGAGGTCAAGTTCACAAGTGGTATTCAGTAAGGAGCACAGTGCAGGTACCCAAGATCAGCAGAGAATGAGTGTGGAGGGCTTGAGAAAGAAGTGCCGAGAACTTTTGTATCAGGCTTTAGCTGATCCTTCACAGTGCCATGCGAAAGCCCAGGAGTATGCAAAGGAGCTTGAGGAAAGCATCTACATTCTGTTTGCTGGGAATGAAAAGAAATACAGAAGCTGCATTCGTAGTAAAATTGCCAATCTGAAAAATCCTAAAAATATGCACTTGAAAACTCTCATTTATTCTGGAGCCCTAATTCCCAAGACATTTGCTGGAATGACTGCTCTGGAGATGGCAAGTGAGGATCTCCGAGACCTCCGAGCTAGCTATACGCAGGCTGGTGTCCAGGAGCATCAGCTTCCCCAGCGCACTGATGGAGTCCAGACTAGGAAAATTAAATGTAGAAAATGTGAAAGGTTTAATTGCACGGTAACCATGATTTCCCGAGGGACACTCTTTCTGCCAGGCTGGGTACGTACCGGGAACCCAGACGAAGAGATGATGACATTTGCCATTTGTAATGAGTGCGGAGAACAGTGGTATCATAGCGGATGGATATGTCTGTGA
- the TCEANC gene encoding transcription elongation factor A N-terminal and central domain-containing protein isoform X2 yields the protein MGIAHVPHVDCNGLTTGVLIQTHSHKGTQGGMSDSEGIKELIFRALQVESLLHHRMYEEIESHLSFFEDAKVNCANLQQTDVVRVVYRVLKSCPPGALRKKAKCLLSKWKLLYKDSSLHTSTVQEKFMGELERNDNATVAQAQDSAQNLTGLESTSGLSSTMTEELEQNLRSSSQVVFSKEHSAGTQDQQRMSVEGLRKKCRELLYQALADPSQCHAKAQEYAKELEESIYILFAGNEKKYRSCIRSKIANLKNPKNMHLKTLIYSGALIPKTFAGMTALEMASEDLRDLRASYTQAGVQEHQLPQRTDGVQTRKIKCRKCERFNCTVTMISRGTLFLPGWVRTGNPDEEMMTFAICNECGEQWYHSGWICL from the exons ATGGGCATAGCTCATGTTCCGCATGTGGACTGTAATGGACTGACCACAGGTGTCCTGATCCAAACGCATAGCCACAAAGGTACACAAGGAG GAATGTCAGACTCGGAGGGTATTAAGGAGCTGATCTTCAGAGCTTTACAAGTGGAGAGTCTTTTACACCACAGAATGTATGAAGAAATTGAATCCCATCTATCTTTCTTTGAAGACGCAAAGGTCAATTGTGCAAACCTACAGCAGACTGATGTCGTCAGAGTTGTGTACAGAGTACTTAAAAGCTGTCCGCCAGGAGCACTGAGAAAGAAAGCAAAGTGCTTACTCTCCAAATGGAAACTCTTGTACAAAGACAGCTCTCTTCATACCAGCACAGTTCAGGAGAAGTTTATGGGTGAACTAGAGAGGAATGACAATGCAACTGTGGCGCAAGCTCAAGACAGCGCACAAAACCTGACAGGTCTCGAGAGTACAAGTGGTCTTTCCTCTACTATGACTGAAGAACTAGAGCAAAATCTGAGGTCAAGTTCACAAGTGGTATTCAGTAAGGAGCACAGTGCAGGTACCCAAGATCAGCAGAGAATGAGTGTGGAGGGCTTGAGAAAGAAGTGCCGAGAACTTTTGTATCAGGCTTTAGCTGATCCTTCACAGTGCCATGCGAAAGCCCAGGAGTATGCAAAGGAGCTTGAGGAAAGCATCTACATTCTGTTTGCTGGGAATGAAAAGAAATACAGAAGCTGCATTCGTAGTAAAATTGCCAATCTGAAAAATCCTAAAAATATGCACTTGAAAACTCTCATTTATTCTGGAGCCCTAATTCCCAAGACATTTGCTGGAATGACTGCTCTGGAGATGGCAAGTGAGGATCTCCGAGACCTCCGAGCTAGCTATACGCAGGCTGGTGTCCAGGAGCATCAGCTTCCCCAGCGCACTGATGGAGTCCAGACTAGGAAAATTAAATGTAGAAAATGTGAAAGGTTTAATTGCACGGTAACCATGATTTCCCGAGGGACACTCTTTCTGCCAGGCTGGGTACGTACCGGGAACCCAGACGAAGAGATGATGACATTTGCCATTTGTAATGAGTGCGGAGAACAGTGGTATCATAGCGGATGGATATGTCTGTGA
- the TCEANC gene encoding transcription elongation factor A N-terminal and central domain-containing protein isoform X4: protein MSDSEGIKELIFRALQVESLLHHRMYEEIESHLSFFEDAKVNCANLQQTDVVRVVYRVLKSCPPGALRKKAKCLLSKWKLLYKDSSLHTSTVQEKFMGELERNDNATVAQAQDSAQNLTGLESTSGLSSTMTEELEQNLRSSSQVVFSKEHSAGTQDQQRMSVEGLRKKCRELLYQALADPSQCHAKAQEYAKELEESIYILFAGNEKKYRSCIRSKIANLKNPKNMHLKTLIYSGALIPKTFAGMTALEMASEDLRDLRASYTQAGVQEHQLPQRTDGVQTRKIKCRKCERFNCTVTMISRGTLFLPGWVRTGNPDEEMMTFAICNECGEQWYHSGWICL, encoded by the coding sequence ATGTCAGACTCGGAGGGTATTAAGGAGCTGATCTTCAGAGCTTTACAAGTGGAGAGTCTTTTACACCACAGAATGTATGAAGAAATTGAATCCCATCTATCTTTCTTTGAAGACGCAAAGGTCAATTGTGCAAACCTACAGCAGACTGATGTCGTCAGAGTTGTGTACAGAGTACTTAAAAGCTGTCCGCCAGGAGCACTGAGAAAGAAAGCAAAGTGCTTACTCTCCAAATGGAAACTCTTGTACAAAGACAGCTCTCTTCATACCAGCACAGTTCAGGAGAAGTTTATGGGTGAACTAGAGAGGAATGACAATGCAACTGTGGCGCAAGCTCAAGACAGCGCACAAAACCTGACAGGTCTCGAGAGTACAAGTGGTCTTTCCTCTACTATGACTGAAGAACTAGAGCAAAATCTGAGGTCAAGTTCACAAGTGGTATTCAGTAAGGAGCACAGTGCAGGTACCCAAGATCAGCAGAGAATGAGTGTGGAGGGCTTGAGAAAGAAGTGCCGAGAACTTTTGTATCAGGCTTTAGCTGATCCTTCACAGTGCCATGCGAAAGCCCAGGAGTATGCAAAGGAGCTTGAGGAAAGCATCTACATTCTGTTTGCTGGGAATGAAAAGAAATACAGAAGCTGCATTCGTAGTAAAATTGCCAATCTGAAAAATCCTAAAAATATGCACTTGAAAACTCTCATTTATTCTGGAGCCCTAATTCCCAAGACATTTGCTGGAATGACTGCTCTGGAGATGGCAAGTGAGGATCTCCGAGACCTCCGAGCTAGCTATACGCAGGCTGGTGTCCAGGAGCATCAGCTTCCCCAGCGCACTGATGGAGTCCAGACTAGGAAAATTAAATGTAGAAAATGTGAAAGGTTTAATTGCACGGTAACCATGATTTCCCGAGGGACACTCTTTCTGCCAGGCTGGGTACGTACCGGGAACCCAGACGAAGAGATGATGACATTTGCCATTTGTAATGAGTGCGGAGAACAGTGGTATCATAGCGGATGGATATGTCTGTGA